The following proteins are co-located in the Streptomyces sp. NBC_00435 genome:
- a CDS encoding MFS transporter, with protein MSTNVAGDRIPSPWQRLRRLGAASGGANRWAVLAVLCVSLVLVALDATILHVAVPSVTEDLRPGPMELLWIVDAYPLVCAALLILFGTLGDRVGRRRVLLLGYGLFGAASAVAALADNAQVLIAARALLGVGGAMIMPATLSILRQVFPDRRERALAIGIWTAVAAVGAAGGPVLGGFLVQHFWWGSVFLINIPLMIMLLPLGRWLLPESRGSSDGPWDVLGALMAAAGVLGAVLGVKRIGAERQLADPQALVPLLVGLGLLVLFVRRQKRREHPLIDMRMFSRPAFTTSVGCIVLAMLALVGLELIAVQYLQLVLHLSPLETGLRLLPLTFAAMAAGATGSYTLARTGPRRMVSLGFVLTAFAVLLLTFMGQHDRPVLLTVGFILLGFGLQTTLFAAYESMLSEAPAATAGGAASIGETSYQLGAGMGIALLGSVMNAAYAPGLAAVPGVSPADSAGAAHSLGEAYQISARLGGPVGESLHSAARHAFVHGLHVTLVVSAALLVAGAVMALKLPRAMECAETDAARDAGPVRLPAQQGPEGTPAPTGPRIPTQPSPDTDPALGHRA; from the coding sequence ATGTCGACGAACGTGGCCGGCGACAGGATTCCTTCCCCCTGGCAGCGACTGCGGCGACTCGGCGCGGCCTCCGGCGGGGCCAACCGCTGGGCCGTCCTGGCGGTCCTCTGCGTGAGCCTGGTGCTCGTCGCGCTCGACGCGACGATCCTGCACGTCGCCGTCCCCTCCGTCACCGAAGACCTGCGGCCCGGCCCGATGGAGCTGCTGTGGATCGTCGACGCCTACCCGCTGGTGTGCGCCGCCCTCCTCATCCTCTTCGGCACCCTCGGTGACCGCGTCGGCCGCCGCCGCGTCCTGCTCCTCGGCTACGGACTCTTCGGCGCGGCCTCGGCCGTCGCCGCTCTCGCCGACAACGCCCAGGTCCTGATCGCCGCCCGCGCCCTGCTGGGCGTCGGCGGCGCGATGATCATGCCGGCCACCCTGTCGATCCTGCGCCAGGTCTTCCCCGACCGGCGCGAACGGGCCCTCGCCATCGGGATCTGGACCGCGGTCGCCGCCGTCGGCGCGGCCGGCGGACCGGTCCTCGGCGGCTTCCTGGTCCAGCACTTCTGGTGGGGCTCGGTCTTCCTCATCAACATCCCACTCATGATCATGCTCCTGCCGTTGGGGCGGTGGCTGCTGCCCGAGTCCCGGGGATCCTCGGACGGGCCGTGGGACGTGCTCGGCGCCCTCATGGCCGCCGCCGGTGTGCTCGGCGCGGTGCTCGGGGTCAAGCGGATCGGCGCGGAGCGCCAGCTCGCCGACCCCCAGGCGCTGGTTCCGCTACTGGTCGGGCTCGGGCTGCTGGTGCTGTTCGTGCGGCGGCAGAAGCGGCGCGAGCACCCGCTGATCGACATGCGGATGTTCTCGCGGCCGGCCTTCACCACGTCGGTGGGCTGCATCGTGCTGGCCATGCTGGCGCTCGTCGGGCTGGAACTGATCGCCGTCCAGTACCTCCAGCTGGTGCTGCACCTGAGCCCGCTGGAGACGGGGCTGCGCCTGCTGCCGCTCACCTTCGCCGCGATGGCGGCGGGCGCCACCGGCTCCTACACGCTGGCCCGGACCGGGCCGCGCAGGATGGTCTCGCTGGGCTTCGTCCTGACGGCGTTCGCGGTGCTGCTGCTGACGTTCATGGGGCAGCACGACCGGCCGGTGCTGCTGACGGTGGGCTTCATCCTGCTCGGCTTCGGGCTCCAGACCACACTGTTCGCGGCCTACGAGTCCATGCTGAGCGAGGCTCCGGCGGCGACGGCCGGCGGCGCCGCCTCGATCGGCGAGACCTCGTACCAGCTGGGCGCGGGCATGGGCATCGCACTGCTGGGCAGCGTGATGAACGCGGCCTACGCGCCGGGGCTGGCGGCCGTACCCGGGGTGTCGCCGGCCGACTCGGCCGGCGCCGCGCACTCGCTGGGCGAGGCCTACCAGATCTCTGCGCGGCTCGGGGGGCCGGTGGGCGAGTCCCTGCACTCTGCCGCCCGGCACGCCTTCGTACACGGACTGCACGTGACGCTGGTCGTGAGCGCGGCCCTGCTCGTGGCGGGCGCGGTGATGGCGCTGAAGCTCCCGCGCGCGATGGAGTGCGCGGAGACCGACGCGGCCCGTGACGCCGGGCCCGTACGCCTGCCCGCGCAACAGGGCCCCGAGGGGACCCCGGCCCCGACCGGCCCCCGCATCCCGACCCAGCCCTCCCCGGACACCGACCCGGCCCTGGGCCACCGGGCCTGA
- a CDS encoding prephenate dehydrogenase: MRTAVVIGTGLIGTSAALALAARGIAVHLADRDPGQARTAAALGAGTEEPYEGRADLAVIAVPPAHVAAALADAIGRDLARAYVDVASVKGGPRRELDALGVDTKAYIGTHPMAGKEQSGPLAASADLFEGRPWVLTPTRETDHEVLNLALELVALCRAVPVVMDADAHDRAVALVSHTPQLVSSMVAARLEEADETAVRLCGQGIRDVTRIAASDPRMWVEILSANPGPVADVLAGIAADLEETVEALRGLQSADEDKRRGGAAGIEDVLRRGNAGRVRVPGKHGAAPAVYETVAVLISDQPGELARIFADAGRAGVNIEDVRIEHATGQQAGLVQLMVEPRAVSSLQAELRERGWALRQP; the protein is encoded by the coding sequence GTGAGAACCGCCGTCGTCATCGGAACCGGACTGATCGGCACCTCCGCGGCGCTCGCCCTGGCCGCCCGCGGCATCGCCGTCCACCTGGCCGACCGCGATCCCGGGCAGGCCCGTACCGCCGCCGCGCTCGGCGCCGGCACCGAGGAGCCCTACGAGGGCAGGGCCGACCTGGCGGTCATCGCCGTACCGCCGGCCCACGTGGCCGCCGCCCTCGCCGACGCGATCGGCCGGGACCTGGCACGCGCCTACGTGGACGTGGCCAGCGTCAAGGGCGGACCGCGCCGGGAGCTGGACGCGCTGGGCGTGGACACCAAGGCGTACATCGGCACCCACCCGATGGCGGGCAAGGAGCAGTCCGGGCCGCTCGCGGCCTCGGCCGACCTCTTCGAGGGCCGTCCGTGGGTGTTGACCCCGACCCGGGAGACCGACCACGAGGTGCTGAACCTGGCGCTGGAGCTGGTCGCGCTCTGCCGGGCCGTCCCGGTGGTCATGGATGCCGACGCCCACGACCGGGCCGTCGCACTGGTCTCGCACACCCCGCAGCTGGTCTCCAGCATGGTGGCGGCCCGGCTGGAGGAGGCCGACGAGACCGCGGTACGCCTCTGCGGGCAGGGCATCCGGGACGTGACCCGGATCGCCGCCTCCGATCCGCGGATGTGGGTGGAGATCCTCTCGGCCAACCCGGGACCGGTCGCTGACGTGCTGGCCGGGATCGCCGCCGACCTGGAGGAGACGGTGGAAGCCCTGCGGGGCCTGCAGTCCGCCGACGAGGACAAGCGCCGGGGCGGGGCGGCCGGCATCGAGGACGTCCTGCGCCGCGGCAACGCGGGCCGAGTCCGGGTGCCGGGCAAGCACGGGGCCGCCCCGGCCGTCTACGAGACGGTGGCCGTACTCATCTCCGACCAGCCGGGCGAGCTCGCGCGGATCTTCGCCGACGCCGGGCGGGCCGGGGTCAACATCGAGGACGTACGGATCGAGCACGCGACCGGCCAGCAGGCGGGCCTGGTCCAGCTGATGGTCGAACCCCGGGCGGTCTCCAGCCTCCAGGCCGAGCTGCGCGAACGCGGCTGGGCACTGCGTCAGCCGTAG
- the der gene encoding ribosome biogenesis GTPase Der yields the protein MNDQQDHGALGDAEYAEFMELAAEEGFDIEDVEGALQEAGHGPLPVLAVVGRPNVGKSTLVNRIIGRREAVVEDKPGVTRDRVTYEAEWAGRRFKVVDTGGWEQDVLGIDASVAAQAEYAIEACDAVVFVVDAKVGATDTDEAVVRLLRKAGKPVVLCANKVDGQSGESDAAALWSLGLGYPHPVSSLHGRGTGDMLDAVLEALPEAPAQTFGTAIGGPRRIALIGRPNVGKSSLLNKVAKEDRVVVNEMAGTTRDPVDELIQLGGVTWKFIDTAGIRKKVHLQQGADYYASLRTAAAVEKAEVAVILIDTTENISVQDQRIITMAVEAGRAIVIAYNKWDGLDEERRYYLEREIETEMQQVAWAPRVNVSALTGRHMEKLVPAIETALAGWETRIPTGRLNAFLGEVVAAHPHPIRGGKQPRILFGTQAGSKPPRFVLFASGFLEHGYRRFIERRLREEFGFEGTPIHISVRVREKRGAQHKRKM from the coding sequence ATGAACGACCAGCAAGACCACGGAGCACTTGGCGATGCCGAGTACGCGGAGTTCATGGAGCTCGCCGCGGAAGAGGGCTTCGACATCGAGGACGTCGAAGGCGCTCTGCAGGAGGCCGGTCACGGCCCGCTGCCCGTCCTCGCCGTCGTAGGCCGCCCGAACGTCGGCAAGTCGACCCTGGTGAACCGGATCATCGGCCGCCGCGAGGCGGTCGTCGAGGACAAGCCCGGCGTCACCCGCGACCGCGTCACCTACGAGGCCGAGTGGGCCGGCCGCCGCTTCAAGGTCGTCGACACCGGTGGCTGGGAACAGGACGTCCTCGGCATCGACGCCTCCGTCGCCGCCCAGGCCGAGTACGCCATCGAGGCCTGCGACGCCGTCGTCTTCGTGGTGGACGCCAAGGTCGGCGCCACCGACACCGACGAGGCCGTCGTCCGCCTGCTGCGCAAGGCCGGCAAGCCCGTCGTGCTGTGCGCCAACAAGGTCGACGGCCAGAGCGGCGAGTCCGACGCGGCCGCCCTGTGGTCGCTGGGCCTCGGCTACCCGCACCCGGTCTCCTCGCTGCACGGCCGCGGCACCGGCGACATGCTCGACGCCGTCCTGGAAGCCCTGCCCGAGGCGCCCGCGCAGACCTTCGGCACCGCCATCGGCGGTCCCCGCCGGATCGCGCTCATCGGCCGCCCGAACGTCGGCAAGTCCTCCCTCCTGAACAAGGTGGCCAAGGAGGACCGGGTCGTCGTCAACGAGATGGCCGGCACCACCCGCGACCCGGTCGACGAGCTGATCCAGCTCGGCGGGGTCACCTGGAAGTTCATCGACACCGCGGGCATCCGCAAGAAGGTCCACCTCCAGCAGGGCGCCGACTACTACGCCTCGCTGCGTACGGCCGCCGCCGTGGAGAAGGCTGAGGTCGCGGTCATCCTGATCGACACGACCGAGAACATCTCCGTCCAGGACCAGCGCATCATCACCATGGCCGTCGAGGCGGGCCGCGCGATCGTGATCGCGTACAACAAGTGGGACGGGCTCGACGAGGAGCGCCGCTACTACCTCGAGCGCGAGATCGAGACCGAGATGCAGCAGGTCGCCTGGGCGCCCCGGGTGAACGTCTCGGCGCTCACCGGCCGTCACATGGAGAAGCTGGTCCCGGCCATCGAGACCGCTCTCGCCGGCTGGGAGACCCGCATCCCGACCGGCCGGCTGAACGCCTTCCTCGGCGAGGTCGTCGCCGCCCACCCGCACCCGATCCGTGGCGGCAAACAGCCGCGCATCCTGTTCGGTACGCAGGCGGGCAGCAAGCCGCCGCGGTTCGTCCTCTTCGCCTCGGGCTTCCTGGAGCACGGCTACCGCCGCTTCATCGAGCGCCGCCTGCGCGAGGAGTTCGGCTTCGAGGGGACCCCGATCCACATCTCGGTCCGCGTGCGCGAGAAGCGCGGAGCGCAGCACAAGCGAAAGATGTAG
- the cmk gene encoding (d)CMP kinase: METAAPTAVIVAIDGPSGTGKSSTSRAVAAKLGLRYLDTGAQYRAITWWMITNGIDTDDPQAIALAAGKPAIVSGTDPSAPTITVDGQDASGPIRTQEVTSKVSAVSAVPQVRTLITELQRSITAEAAEEADGIVVEGRDIGTTVLPDADLKIFLTASPEARAARRSGELRGKEAADLAATKEALIRRDAADSGRHTSPLAKADDAVEVDTTELTLDQVIECVVTLVEEKRAGRT, translated from the coding sequence GTGGAAACCGCAGCTCCGACCGCCGTGATCGTCGCCATCGACGGTCCCTCCGGCACGGGCAAGTCCAGCACTTCCAGGGCCGTGGCCGCCAAGCTCGGGTTGCGCTACCTGGACACCGGCGCCCAGTACCGGGCCATCACCTGGTGGATGATCACCAACGGGATCGACACCGACGACCCGCAGGCGATCGCCCTCGCGGCGGGCAAGCCCGCCATCGTGTCCGGCACCGATCCGTCCGCGCCCACCATCACCGTCGACGGCCAGGACGCCTCCGGCCCGATCCGGACCCAGGAGGTCACCTCGAAGGTCAGCGCCGTCAGCGCGGTCCCCCAGGTGCGCACCCTGATCACCGAGCTCCAGCGCTCCATCACCGCCGAGGCGGCCGAAGAGGCCGACGGCATCGTCGTCGAGGGCAGGGACATCGGCACCACCGTCCTGCCCGACGCCGACCTCAAGATCTTCCTCACCGCCTCCCCGGAGGCCCGCGCCGCCCGCCGCAGCGGCGAGCTGCGCGGCAAGGAGGCCGCGGACCTCGCGGCCACCAAGGAGGCGCTGATCAGGCGCGACGCCGCCGACTCCGGCCGCCACACCTCCCCGTTGGCCAAGGCCGACGACGCCGTCGAGGTCGACACCACCGAGCTCACGCTCGACCAGGTCATCGAGTGCGTGGTCACCCTGGTGGAGGAGAAGCGGGCGGGCCGCACGTGA
- a CDS encoding DUF952 domain-containing protein, whose amino-acid sequence MIYHLVPLADWTAGPVGPYAPPSLDSEGFVHCSADPETALAIAASHYSGVGGRLLAVELDESALTSEVRREGESGIRYPHVHGPLNREAVIRVWEVVRVPGTPAELVPWQPEG is encoded by the coding sequence ATGATCTACCACCTCGTGCCGCTCGCCGACTGGACCGCCGGTCCAGTCGGCCCGTACGCCCCGCCCTCCCTCGACTCCGAGGGGTTCGTGCACTGTTCGGCGGACCCGGAGACGGCGCTGGCGATCGCCGCCTCGCACTACTCGGGCGTAGGGGGGAGGCTGCTCGCCGTGGAACTCGACGAGTCCGCCCTGACCTCCGAGGTCCGCCGGGAGGGTGAATCGGGGATCCGCTACCCGCACGTCCACGGACCGCTGAACCGGGAGGCCGTGATCCGCGTGTGGGAGGTCGTACGTGTCCCCGGCACGCCTGCGGAACTCGTTCCCTGGCAACCGGAGGGCTGA
- a CDS encoding glycosyltransferase family 39 protein: MPVRDLGFRRAAPALAVFAAVRLFGLVVLVVWGAVAGSSAHTLLSARWDSLWYARIAAEGYGYEVVLPDGGVHSNLAFFPLLPWLERLVSAVTGLGHGSAGLVVSALAGLAAAWGIFAVAELVHGRRAGVFAVGIWAALPVGIVQSMAYSESLFTALAAWGLYTVLRGHWLAAGLLAAGAGLTRPVGAAVVAAVWVAAALALRRGERSWRPVAGALLAPLGAAAYVLWVGARTGGGLTGYLDVQGGWGNGFDGGLAFARFIGARLASPAFPAGIGLIAGVALVVWLYVLCVRRRQPAALLVYAGIVVALALCASGYFGSKPRLLLPAFPLFFPPAVALAGWRTGRAAAVLGAGAVASAVYGAFWLNGSGPP, encoded by the coding sequence ATGCCCGTGAGAGATCTTGGATTTCGTCGGGCCGCGCCCGCCCTTGCCGTGTTCGCGGCGGTGCGGCTGTTCGGTCTGGTCGTGCTCGTGGTCTGGGGGGCGGTGGCCGGCAGCAGTGCCCACACGCTGCTCTCGGCGCGCTGGGACTCGCTCTGGTACGCGCGGATCGCCGCCGAGGGGTACGGGTACGAGGTGGTGCTGCCGGACGGCGGCGTCCACTCGAACCTGGCCTTCTTCCCGCTGCTTCCCTGGCTGGAGCGGCTGGTCTCCGCCGTCACCGGGCTCGGCCACGGATCCGCGGGCCTGGTGGTTTCGGCGCTCGCCGGGCTCGCCGCGGCCTGGGGGATCTTCGCGGTCGCCGAGCTCGTCCACGGCCGCCGGGCCGGGGTGTTCGCCGTCGGGATCTGGGCCGCGCTGCCCGTCGGGATCGTGCAGTCGATGGCGTACAGCGAGTCGCTGTTCACCGCGCTGGCCGCCTGGGGCCTCTACACGGTCCTGCGCGGGCACTGGCTCGCCGCCGGCCTGCTCGCGGCCGGTGCCGGGCTGACCCGCCCGGTCGGGGCCGCGGTGGTCGCGGCGGTGTGGGTGGCCGCCGCCCTGGCGCTTCGCCGCGGGGAGCGCTCCTGGCGACCGGTGGCGGGTGCGCTGCTGGCCCCGCTCGGGGCGGCGGCGTACGTGCTGTGGGTGGGGGCGCGCACCGGCGGCGGGCTGACCGGGTACCTGGACGTCCAGGGCGGCTGGGGCAACGGCTTCGACGGCGGCCTGGCCTTCGCCCGGTTCATCGGGGCGCGCCTGGCCTCCCCGGCCTTCCCCGCCGGGATCGGGCTCATCGCAGGGGTCGCGCTGGTGGTGTGGCTTTACGTGCTCTGCGTACGGCGGCGCCAGCCGGCGGCGCTGCTGGTGTACGCCGGGATCGTGGTGGCGCTGGCCCTGTGCGCGTCGGGGTACTTCGGCTCCAAGCCCCGGCTGCTGCTGCCCGCCTTCCCGCTGTTCTTCCCGCCGGCGGTGGCGCTGGCCGGGTGGCGGACGGGCCGGGCGGCCGCGGTACTGGGCGCGGGCGCCGTGGCCTCGGCGGTGTACGGGGCCTTCTGGCTGAACGGCTCGGGGCCTCCGTAG
- a CDS encoding nucleotidyltransferase domain-containing protein: MNDKPTPEPLELALVRDHTVYACVMGSRAFGLATEASDTDRRGVYLAPTPLFWRFEKPPTHVDGPRDEEFSWELERFCELALRANPNILECLHSPLVEELAPVGEELLSLRGAFLSRRAHTTFSRYAVAQRGKLLGDLRNHGAPRWKHAMHLLRLLLSCRDLLRTGRLVIDAGPYRDRLLSVRRGELSWDEVDAWMTRLMEESEAALPTTPLPGTPDLRRVEDFLLRTRRASALV; this comes from the coding sequence ATGAACGACAAGCCGACGCCCGAGCCGCTCGAACTCGCCCTGGTCAGGGACCACACGGTCTACGCCTGTGTGATGGGTTCGAGGGCGTTCGGCCTGGCGACGGAGGCGAGCGACACCGACCGGCGCGGTGTCTACCTCGCCCCCACGCCGCTGTTCTGGCGCTTCGAGAAGCCGCCGACGCACGTGGACGGACCTCGGGACGAGGAGTTCTCCTGGGAGCTGGAACGCTTCTGCGAGCTCGCCCTGCGCGCCAACCCGAACATCCTGGAGTGCCTCCACTCCCCCCTCGTGGAGGAGCTCGCCCCGGTCGGGGAGGAACTCCTCTCGCTCCGCGGGGCGTTCCTCTCCCGCCGGGCCCACACCACTTTCAGCCGGTACGCCGTCGCCCAGCGGGGCAAACTCCTCGGGGACCTCCGCAACCACGGCGCCCCGCGCTGGAAACACGCCATGCACCTGCTTCGCCTGCTCCTGTCCTGCCGCGACCTGCTGCGCACGGGCCGCCTGGTGATCGACGCGGGCCCCTACCGCGACCGCCTCCTGTCGGTCCGCCGCGGTGAGCTCTCCTGGGACGAGGTCGACGCCTGGATGACCCGCCTGATGGAGGAGTCCGAAGCCGCCCTCCCGACGACCCCGCTGCCCGGGACCCCGGACCTCCGCCGGGTGGAGGACTTCCTCCTGCGCACCCGCCGGGCGTCGGCCCTCGTCTAG
- a CDS encoding lysophospholipid acyltransferase family protein produces MYGLWKPRVLGAWKVPATGPVILAVNHSHNIDGPMVMGTAPRPLHFLIKKEAYVGPLGPFLEGIGQVKVDRSGADRGAISRALGVLENGGALGIFPEGTRGEGDFASLRAGLAYFAVRSGAPVVPVAVLGSTDRRGRVVKALPPLRSGVDIVFGDAFDAGDGSGRRTRTALDQATVRIQERLTAHLADAKRLTGR; encoded by the coding sequence ATGTACGGCCTCTGGAAGCCGCGCGTGCTGGGGGCCTGGAAGGTCCCCGCCACCGGCCCCGTGATCCTGGCCGTGAACCATTCGCACAACATCGACGGACCCATGGTCATGGGCACCGCCCCCCGGCCGCTGCACTTCCTGATCAAGAAGGAGGCGTACGTCGGCCCGCTCGGCCCCTTCCTCGAAGGGATCGGGCAGGTGAAGGTGGACCGCTCCGGCGCCGACCGCGGAGCGATCAGCCGCGCGCTGGGAGTACTGGAGAACGGCGGGGCACTGGGGATCTTCCCCGAGGGCACCAGGGGCGAGGGCGACTTCGCCTCGCTGCGCGCGGGCCTCGCGTACTTCGCGGTCCGTTCCGGCGCCCCCGTGGTGCCGGTCGCCGTACTGGGGAGCACCGATCGCCGCGGGCGCGTCGTGAAGGCGCTGCCGCCGCTGAGGAGCGGGGTCGACATCGTCTTCGGAGACGCCTTCGACGCCGGGGACGGCAGTGGCCGCCGTACCCGTACCGCGCTGGACCAGGCCACCGTACGCATCCAGGAGCGGCTGACCGCCCACCTGGCCGACGCCAAGCGCCTCACCGGGCGCTGA
- a CDS encoding transglycosylase family protein yields the protein MRNFRVPGGVGAAALLLVLASAVAFAAPPPPRPGGSGLAVDCGPGGQWPWDCVADCESGGRWAVNTGNGFYGGLQFWQPTWEEHGGLLFARRADLATRDQQIRVAEDVLGSQGWEAWPVCARRYGLAGRMHVVRSGDTLVAIARRHRVKGGWQALYEANRAVIGLRPEVLRIGMLLALPPAAPAAPPTPSAPVVAPVVPSAGPVPSAGPVPSAGAVPAASPAASVPGRA from the coding sequence ATGCGCAACTTCAGGGTTCCGGGTGGGGTGGGCGCGGCGGCACTGCTGCTCGTGCTGGCGTCGGCGGTGGCGTTCGCGGCGCCGCCCCCGCCCAGGCCGGGCGGGTCCGGGCTGGCGGTGGACTGCGGTCCCGGCGGGCAGTGGCCCTGGGACTGCGTGGCCGACTGCGAGAGCGGCGGCCGCTGGGCGGTGAACACGGGGAACGGCTTCTACGGCGGACTGCAGTTTTGGCAGCCGACGTGGGAGGAGCACGGGGGGCTGCTCTTCGCGCGCAGGGCGGACCTGGCGACGCGGGACCAGCAGATCAGGGTGGCGGAGGACGTACTGGGGAGCCAGGGGTGGGAGGCCTGGCCCGTGTGCGCGAGGCGGTACGGGCTGGCGGGGCGGATGCACGTGGTGCGGAGCGGGGACACGCTGGTGGCGATCGCGCGCAGGCATCGGGTGAAGGGTGGCTGGCAGGCGCTGTACGAGGCGAACCGGGCGGTGATCGGCCTGCGGCCGGAGGTCCTGCGGATCGGCATGCTGCTGGCGCTGCCGCCGGCGGCACCTGCTGCTCCTCCGACTCCCTCGGCTCCTGTGGTGGCTCCTGTGGTGCCTTCCGCCGGTCCTGTGCCTTCCGCCGGTCCTGTGCCGTCCGCCGGGGCGGTGCCCGCCGCGAGTCCGGCGGCGTCCGTGCCCGGGAGGGCGTAG
- a CDS encoding ADP-ribosylglycohydrolase family protein: protein MTKTAKRAATGALLGLALGDALGFPTEFNDVPGILAKTGPWRSMDLPRPAIVTDDTQMTLAFARGIRTAADRGRVGPLSLARPVREEFVDWYHSPENNRAPGNTCLKACQLLDRPGLDWREASQLGSKGCGANMRVAPAGLVPGWTEEERAGAAQLQSALTHGHPTALAASDLTARAVHLLARGTEVTGLVGQLRSYALENRTRYHERWLGDLWERTASDVSAEAFMARGWDECLAVLDRLAAALRTPSPETDPCLTTGDGWIAEEALATALQCFLLFPEEPLLALRRAACTKGDSDSIACLAGAFAGAHLGADVWPRDWEGRIEYRDELLSLGALWDA from the coding sequence ATGACGAAGACCGCGAAGCGGGCGGCGACCGGAGCCCTCCTCGGCCTGGCGCTTGGAGACGCGCTCGGCTTCCCGACGGAGTTCAACGACGTACCGGGCATCCTCGCGAAGACCGGGCCCTGGCGGTCCATGGACCTGCCCCGCCCGGCGATCGTCACGGACGACACCCAGATGACCCTCGCCTTCGCCCGGGGCATACGGACCGCCGCGGACCGGGGCCGGGTCGGCCCGCTGAGCCTGGCCCGCCCGGTCCGGGAGGAGTTCGTCGACTGGTACCACTCCCCGGAGAACAACCGGGCCCCGGGCAACACCTGCCTGAAGGCCTGCCAGCTCCTGGACCGGCCCGGGCTGGACTGGCGCGAGGCCAGCCAGCTCGGCTCCAAGGGCTGCGGCGCGAACATGCGGGTGGCGCCGGCCGGGCTGGTGCCCGGCTGGACCGAGGAGGAGCGGGCCGGCGCGGCCCAGCTCCAGTCGGCCCTGACCCACGGCCACCCCACGGCACTGGCCGCCTCCGACCTCACGGCGCGGGCCGTGCACCTGCTGGCGCGGGGCACCGAGGTGACCGGGCTGGTCGGGCAGCTGCGCTCGTACGCCCTGGAGAACCGCACCCGCTACCACGAGCGCTGGCTCGGCGACCTCTGGGAGCGGACCGCCTCGGACGTCTCGGCCGAGGCCTTCATGGCGCGGGGCTGGGACGAGTGCCTCGCGGTCCTGGACCGCCTCGCGGCCGCCCTGCGCACCCCCTCCCCGGAAACCGACCCCTGCCTGACCACGGGCGACGGCTGGATCGCCGAGGAGGCCCTGGCCACCGCCCTGCAGTGCTTCCTGCTCTTCCCGGAGGAACCGCTGCTCGCCCTGCGCCGCGCGGCCTGCACGAAGGGCGACTCCGACTCCATCGCCTGCCTGGCCGGCGCCTTCGCGGGCGCCCACCTCGGCGCGGACGTCTGGCCCCGCGACTGGGAGGGCCGCATCGAGTACCGGGACGAACTCCTGTCCCTCGGCGCGCTCTGGGACGCGTGA
- a CDS encoding YidB family protein — MAGNDLGSLLGGLLGGGGGGQGGSGGGGNILGSLLGALMGGGAGGAQAAGGAGNNPLGGLLDMLTKSGLVDQAQSWVGTGENQPVSGAQIAEALPNDTLAKVAEQAGVTPEAAADQIAQALPQAVDKLSPEGALPTGSLEDIIKQQNL, encoded by the coding sequence ATGGCGGGCAACGACCTCGGCTCCCTTCTCGGCGGCCTCCTCGGCGGAGGCGGCGGCGGACAGGGCGGCAGCGGCGGTGGCGGCAACATCCTCGGCTCCCTCCTCGGGGCGCTCATGGGCGGAGGTGCGGGCGGCGCCCAGGCGGCCGGAGGCGCGGGGAACAACCCCCTCGGCGGGCTGCTGGACATGCTGACCAAGTCGGGCCTGGTCGACCAGGCCCAGTCCTGGGTCGGCACCGGTGAGAACCAGCCGGTCAGCGGCGCGCAGATCGCCGAGGCACTCCCGAACGACACCCTGGCCAAGGTCGCCGAGCAGGCGGGCGTCACCCCGGAGGCCGCCGCCGACCAGATCGCGCAGGCGCTGCCCCAGGCCGTCGACAAGCTCAGCCCGGAAGGGGCGCTGCCGACCGGCTCGCTGGAGGACATCATCAAGCAGCAGAACCTCTGA
- a CDS encoding Rieske (2Fe-2S) protein encodes MSDPMHAARRTVLAAGASVLAGGVLTACGGAEEKPQAEGGSAPTEQAPKAPEASGPTKALLKSSEVPVGGGKVLKEEKLVVTQPTAGSFRCFTAVCTHQGCLVDKVAAGTIDCPCHGSKFNVADGAVAHGPATRPLAEKKITVSPAGEISLA; translated from the coding sequence ATGAGCGACCCCATGCACGCCGCCCGGCGCACGGTTCTGGCGGCAGGCGCGAGCGTCCTGGCCGGCGGTGTCCTGACCGCCTGTGGCGGAGCCGAGGAGAAGCCGCAGGCCGAGGGCGGCAGCGCGCCCACGGAGCAGGCCCCGAAGGCCCCGGAGGCGTCCGGGCCGACCAAGGCCCTGCTCAAGTCCTCCGAGGTACCGGTCGGCGGCGGCAAGGTCCTCAAGGAGGAGAAACTGGTGGTCACACAGCCGACGGCGGGCTCCTTCCGCTGTTTCACGGCGGTGTGCACGCACCAGGGCTGCCTGGTGGACAAGGTCGCGGCAGGCACCATCGACTGCCCGTGCCACGGCAGCAAGTTCAACGTGGCGGACGGCGCGGTGGCGCACGGCCCGGCCACGCGGCCGCTGGCGGAGAAGAAGATCACCGTCTCCCCGGCGGGCGAAATCTCGCTCGCCTAG